Part of the Candoia aspera isolate rCanAsp1 chromosome 1, rCanAsp1.hap2, whole genome shotgun sequence genome, TCTTTTGGACATCCCTAGAGCATCTGGAACATGCCTATGTCTTGTCCTATCCAGCCCTAGTTCATATATGCAGTTCCTCCTCTACTTTGTTCAAACACAGTTCTGTGAAAACTTTTTTTCTGGTGCAAAATCATTATATATGTGGACTAATCACATGGCTTATTGAAGTCAAGAGTATAGCAGGCTGTTCAAGAAAGTTAGGAGTGTGTAGCCAATTCAAAGTTATCATTACTGGATTATAATACAGTAAACTGGCTTCAAGTAATTTCATTCTATGCATGCACTGAAGAGCTGTTGAGTTTAATCTACAGCATAAAAGTATCTATTTAGCCTGTTGTGGAGTTCCCCACCCACTTTCTTCACAGCATCCACTAGTAGGAATTGAAAAGTTCACAGTGTGATTATTCCGTGTTATGCACCAAATGCCCATTCTATGGCCAATGGATGGATGCCAATGGGCAAGGCAAGTGCAATGTATAACACAAATTCTAGGAAAGTCTCACTTGAACCCAACCAAACTTTGTCAAGATTTAAATGGGTGTGCAGATACAGAGGATACATCATGGCCCTTTCCCTTTAAAAGTAATTCTTCTGTTTTACCTTCTATCTGCATCCCATTTCTGAATTCAGTTAATCTTTGAGGACAAAAATTGGAAAGATCATCAAGAAAAATGTGGATCTCTACTGAGAGCTTCTATccataaaaaaaatgtttacctaTTGTTGGGAAAGGGAGGTTGAACCTAATATATGCAAAAGATACCTAGTGCTTTGTTGCCAAATATGTGGGAGTTTGGATTGGGCTTTGCACACTCATTTGAtctcttttaaatattaaaataccctgaaaataatagctttttaaataccagtatttgcaaagaaaaaatacCTAATAACAGCTTTAACATTCTAGAACAGCACCAGCAATTAAAATCAGTTTGGAATAAAAAAGGACCTTTAAGACCTTTTACAGACAGTGAAAGAGTAGATCATAGAATATAATTCCACAGAAACCTGGTCAATGCTGAAAAGACTGTTACTTCTTGCCAGTCTCATGCCAGCTCTTCACAGTCCATTTAAGGCCCACGTGTACAGATGTAGGCAGTCCTTAAAATAGTTCCCTAATAATATTTTTCTCCACATGTGTTGGAATAGTGTAATAATTTTAACTCTGGGAACTGAACTGAGTTACATGTTCTGAGAAACTTTCAATTTTATGCATATGATTGCAAACTGCTCTTACATTTCCAAACGTAAGAGCGGTTTGCAATCATatgcataaaaaaaaatcatgcaataTCTTTTCTAGGAAGAGTACAAGAAAAGATTGAACAAAAATAGAGCAGGAATGCTGTAGATTCCTTGTCTTAAAATATCAGGAAATCACATTGATAGGTCTCGGTGCCTTCCAATTCATATGTTAATACTTACATTTTTGTGCCTTCTTTTTTAGTCCCAATCATAAGAGTAATTGTGAAAGGATCTGTATTTGTTCTACTTACCTATCTTCACATTTCATACATTCAGAAAATTGTATCTGGTACAAGAAATAGCATCTCAagaattttaactcttttcttcaaaataaaaagtaagtTCCTAGTTGCAAAGGCTTGAAATTCATTGTAGGAAAAAGTAGCAGCTTCACAGAAGTAATTTTCATTAGGATTGTAACTGTGATCCTGAAAAAGTGTTTTTAGGAATGCTTCCCctcttttttaaagcattatgAGCAGTGCAATTTGAAGTTAATCAGCAGGTACTTATCACTGTATATAAGTAAAAATAAGCATAACATTATTAATGAAACTAAAGTGCCTCCATACAAACTAGATTTTATAATACTCCCAAAAAATAATATAACAATACAATGgccaaaattattttggaaaaacAATGTGACAGTAAAACAAATCCTAATAAGCTTTAACTAAAacatattctttaaaataaaaccaatttaaGAGTGCATTTCACTATTGGGTCAAACAATGTTATTCCTAATCCTGTATTGTCTCAAGAGCATGAGTGCAGTTCCATCCAGTGATGCTCTAAAAATGCCCTAAACATCTTGTTTAAGTAACTCCAAAAtccaagcattaaaaaaatggcaATGAAATGGAAGTTGTTTCTGTTGCTGCTTTTTTAAGTGTTATGAACCCTGAAGGATACCAAAGTACCAGAACAATAGGGTacaagtcttctccaacacacaAAAATTGTGGACACTCAGAATGCCTGGAAACCTTTACAATATGTGATAGGACAGGCTGTGAGGTTCTTCATGTTCTGCACTTGCACTCTATTTTATTAGTTGTTTTATTTGTATGCTGTCCTTCCTCCAAgaacctagagcagtgtttctcaaccttgggaactttaagatgtgtggaattcaacatggctggctagagaattctgggagttgaagtccacacatcttaaagttcccaaggttgagaaacactgacctagagccATAGATTGTTTGCCCAACAACCCAAGGTAGGCTAAGCTGAGAAATTTAAATTGTAATTTGCTCAAGGTTGGGTTTATACACGCTCCCTTCAGCAGATCTATACCTTTAACAGCAGCAGGAGTTTCAGGCAGTCATTCCAAACTCCAATAACCTGGAAAGTGTGTGGCAAACTTTACAAAGTAAATAGCATGGTCTTTTCTGCAACACTTTCAAAGTGTTTTTTGCCCTCCCCGGATGACAGTTTTCTTGTACTCTTATCCCTCCAGCAACAACTGTAAAATGAAAAGTGGGGGAGAACACTCTTTTCCTCTCCCAAATGCCTTTGTTTGATACTTATAACCCAAGTTTTTCAAAACCAGCATTTGAATATGTGAGCTGGTCCATCAAAAAGCACAGCTCTCTGTGGCTGGAATAGAAGTTGGAGGCTTTATTCCTGTGGTTGACAAGATCTGTGGTGAGCCATCATTCATCACTCAATGTTGGGGTCATCTTCAAGTGATACTTGTATTTAATCAATTCATCTGAACTTTGTAGCAGAGGCAGATCagctctttttttataagaactttattaaaatttcaaagttaaaatacaaaatatagagtatagaaaagcttgaatacagaactaaagaaaaaagaataatataaggaggtgacttctgaccttctccaacacagatatagaTGCTTATATAAATTTAATCTCTTACCATCAGTTAAACttttgctaacattatttctaaaGAATAAACAATTTAATTGTCAAAGCCAAAaatcaaaattcatttttttccgttaccaacaaataatccaaaagcggtttccacgtagaacaaatccagtcacggtattttctcttatcaatgctgtcaactTTGCCATTTGAGCCAGATCCACCCTTGAACAGCCGTCGCACCATTACACCTCGCCactggagaaaagagaaaagttgtTTGGGTTCCTGTCCCCGCCCCGGCCCCAGAAGAGGGAGAGTCCTCCAAATCATGAATGTGCATAATTCGGGGGCGGGGACCTCTTACTTTCCAGAGTCTTGCTTCGTACCCGATCGTTTGCAAGGCCAACGATCGGGTAGGTGGGCAGTTCTTCGCTGGAGGCCCGCCTCCCTGTCTGAAGCCTTACCTTTCTCCTTTCGCCAAACTCAGCTTTTTGCTCAGGCGAGCTGCGCGCCAGTGCGCTCCCTCGTTCCTCCTTCGCCATGCAGGGTCCCGAGACGCTCCTTGCACTGTTAATCATGCCTGCCCTGCTTGCGTTGGCCCTTGTTATTTCGGGCCCTTGGAGGCTCTTAGAGTCCCAGCCGCCTCCGAATTTGATGCGGGAACTGGAGCAGCGGCAGCAGGATCTGAGCCGCCTGGCAGCCTCTGTCCAAGCCCGCGCTTCTCCGTCTCCCGCAAGGCGCGCCGCGGTCGCAGAGCCTTTGGGTTGCGCGGAACTGAACGGCCTGAGCGACGTGGGCGTGGTGGGCGCTGGCATCACGAAGCTGGTGCTGAGGGCCGCTCTGTCGCCTGGTGGCAAGGAAATCGCTCTGAAATCCGTGCACTGGACAGGCAACGACGTGAGTCGCTGTGTTCAACGCTACGGCCACGCGGAAGGTTGTTTCCAGCTCGCTGCTTTCAAGCTGTTGAAGGAGACGGTTCTGCTGCAGAGTCTGGATCATCAAGGCATCATCAAGGCACGTAGTACCAACCGCGCGCTCGGGGAGGAGGGCGGGAGACCCAGCCTAGGGTCGCCCAGCCTAGGAGCCTAGCTGAATGTGCTGGATAGTTGTAAATACTCCATCTTTCTTAAGATGTCTTACTAATTACTTTCTCCCCACTTTCAACCACGTGCTGGTTGAACATGCTTCATCCAAGATTGTTGATCTGTCCTACATACTTCCATCTCCCCGATTAATAGTTTTAAAGGTGTAGCTCACGACAGTTTACTGGGAATGGATATCAATATCTATAAACTGACTACCCTTATGGCAgagagcagcatataaatgtttaaataaaattaagaggTTCACTGGTTTTTGTAACATAGCCTGGATTTTAAGCTGTCACCATTCTAAAAATGTTCTTGTTTTGAGTCCCACCTCAAGTTAACAGGCCCATCCGTAGATTTTGAGGGGAAATGTTACAgccaaaaatattttactttgtgAATTATTTTGTGTGCATTGTAACAAGCATGCTTACTCTTCCAAAATTCCTTTAGTTAGTTTAAGGGGACCTATTCTAGGTTTATATACAATACACAGACAATCAGTCACTTAATGACTGATCAGCTGAAAAGACTTCATGGTTCTAGCTGGATTTGTTGGAGGGGACAATGCAGACTTCGAGTAAAATGCATGATTGCTGCTATATTACTTGCAGACTTCATCATGCAGCCTGTAAACTCCAGAAATTTGCTACCACAAAATATGAAGGCCACTTAGTTTGATGGTTTTAAAGAGGATTGGTCAAATTCATGGCAAATTAGGCTTTTGGTGGTTGTGTTTCATAAACAACTACATAGCCTCTGAGTATCGTAGTGGTGATGAATCTGTGAGTCTTGAGATGTTGTGACATCTGGAGATTCTCAGCAGATGGGAGTGCCTAGCTGATTGTGGCAGGTCTTGGAAACTGAGCATGGTTGGCCCTATTTAGTCCTTTGATTGGTGGCCATCTGGGAATCCAGGACTGTtagctaggctgggaagttgagaAGAACATGTCAGAAAAAGGCAGGGACAAACCACtgccatgctgttgccaagaaaaatgcgtAATAGTGAAAAATACTATCTTTTAATACCTGGAGGGCTACGGGGTTCCAGCTTTCGGAATACCATTTGTTGGGGAATAATGAGAGAAGCCTCATTGCTTTTTTGCCTTGTTTGTAAGCTTTCCTTGGGCATCTCAGATGGGCTTCTGGGGCTCTGATGCACCCAGCCCTTGTAGTTTCAAGATGTGTTCTCTGCTATGCTTTCCTCTCACCCTCTGTGAAAAAGCCATAACACTTATTTAGGCAGTAAAGATAAAGGTGAGGAGTATCATGCAAAATATGACAATTGAGTTTGCAATGTTGAATAAAATAGGAAATATTTGACCACAGATATAAAGCGTAGTTAGATAACATCTAATTTGAATTCTCTTTCTTGGTTCAATTACTGTTAATGGCCCAGCAGTTCATAACTGGtggaaaaaacccacaaaaagcAGTTTGGTACACCTTTTTGGAAGAAAATTACTGTTGGCTGATTTGTGGAaaaaagaaaggtgaaaggtcccctgtgcaagcacatgtctgaccctttggggggacgccattAGTGATAAATAAACATAAGTAGGAATAAAAAGTTATCTGGGAGGTGGAAACCCACGATTTCAAAATGCAGACTAATTAACTTCATGATTTATATCTAGTACCAGCATGCTTGGCATCAACTATGTAAGGCATACACTTACTGTAGCAAGAGCagttgaattttaaaataaatcttcattTGACCTTTCCCACCATTAGCAAAATGTGTTTATCTGttcttttagaaaaataatttctatatttTGCATCTGTATTAATACTGTATTCTGCATTTCCTCCTGACAGCTGCATGGTCAATGCTTTAATAATAGCTTATATCCCGAAATGAAAGTGGTTTCTATGCTGGAGCTGGGAGCCCCTTTGGAGATGATTCAGCTTCTGCAGATCCCCTGGGAAGAGAGATTTAAAGTAAGGAAACCAAAGCAAAGGAGAGTTTTATCCGTAGCACTGGACTCCATTCCGTGATAGGAAAAAGGGCCTAGAGTCGGTCTTTGCTCTTGAAAATATGGCAACAGAGTCTGAGTGCTGTTAAACCTCTGTGCAAATCCTGTGgacaagtcacttctgaaaaGTCAAGCCTCTAGGTCATGTAAATCTGTGGGTCTGGAAGCTATTAGAACTGTGGTCACACATCAGTGTCAATATATCTGTCAACATACAGGCAGAAGCATATCCTCTAAGCAACTGAAATTTCTGGACTGTTTCAAAGGCAACTTATCTACAGCACACCACTAGTAGTCCACTTAACTTCAGAATGCACGTTTAAGGTACAGTTAAACAATACGGAAAGATTGCCTGTGATCCCATAACTTTTTATATTAGGTTGACATACACACATGAGGCCTTAAGTTCTTGCCATAGCAGGTATAATTCTGATGAATTGTGCATTGAGCTGCAAAAGAGTAGGAAGAAAGAAAGGTAGGCTGCTGATGTTAAAATGTAAGAAAACTTCTTATGTGTTTTAATATGTTTACGAcctctctttcagatttgcctggATCTGGCAGAACTGCTGTATTACTTGGCAAATTCTCCTCTGGGTTCCATCGCTCTTCTAGATTTCCAGCCAAGGCAATTTGTTATGGTGAATGGGATCCTGAAAGTTACAGACCTGGATGATGTGAGCACTGAGGAACTGTCTTGCAAAAGAGATCAGGACTGCATTCTCAAATTCCCCACAAAAACCTTCTTTCTCAAATGTGCCAGCCACGGGAACTGTAAAGGAATAAATGAGAAACGGAATCTTTTCAATGCGTACCGGTAAGTTGGATAacatttagaagaaaaagaactggGGAAGAACATCATCACACTTGCCATTTATTTTTAGCGGTTTCCTTCATGTAATATTTTCTTCTATGTCAGCCTTCTCCAGCTACTGTCTTCTGGTGTATTAGGTTTGCAATCCTCAGAATTCTACCTATGAAGTCCAGTGTGTCTGGAACCCTGGGTCTTCTATCAATATATCTGGAAAGTGCTAATTTACAGGTTGTTCTACCTTACTATAATTCGTTAAACATTTGTGCATGGTGCAAAGTAATATTCCAACTAAAGATATCTATTCATGGTTATCATTCATAAAGCTTTACCCTGGAAACCA contains:
- the LOC134490620 gene encoding extracellular tyrosine-protein kinase PKDCC-like; this encodes MQGPETLLALLIMPALLALALVISGPWRLLESQPPPNLMRELEQRQQDLSRLAASVQARASPSPARRAAVAEPLGCAELNGLSDVGVVGAGITKLVLRAALSPGGKEIALKSVHWTGNDVSRCVQRYGHAEGCFQLAAFKLLKETVLLQSLDHQGIIKLHGQCFNNSLYPEMKVVSMLELGAPLEMIQLLQIPWEERFKICLDLAELLYYLANSPLGSIALLDFQPRQFVMVNGILKVTDLDDVSTEELSCKRDQDCILKFPTKTFFLKCASHGNCKGINEKRNLFNAYRYFFTYLLPHTAPIVLQPILKDILNATGDLRYGANETLRAFQKVLHLYKSGLYLQKRPSHLKEYVVVKGFHSVDTEDYKCWPSYSSLRCMLSVHNVEEAASICSYHPQCQHFIITPQRTWTGRPLAIFQSNLTYLIPGSTTEVYVKRSASSRGGL